A genomic stretch from Thermomonospora umbrina includes:
- a CDS encoding ABC transporter substrate-binding protein yields MLRTLKRRHAAAVLVLFAGTGALTACGGDDGSGGGGALKLGFFPNITHATALVGVKNGIYAKHLGVKPEVKTFNAGPAAVESLFAKGVDATYVGPNPAINAWAKSKGKAIKIIAGAASGGVALVVRPGIDSLDDLKGKKIATPQKGNTQDVALRHHLKSKGLTTDLSGGGDVKIIPQENSVTLQTFASGQIDGAWVPEPFVSRLVLESKGKVLLDEKTLWPNGQFVITHLVVRKDFADENPDVVRKLLTAHVEATEYINANKTAAAQAANEQLGELTGKKLKPNVLDATFKNVTFTNDPISSSLLEGAKHAQDVGLLEPVDLTGIYDLTTLNQLLSSQGKAQVKAS; encoded by the coding sequence ATGCTACGCACGCTGAAGCGGCGCCACGCCGCCGCGGTTCTGGTCCTCTTCGCCGGCACCGGGGCCCTCACGGCCTGTGGTGGCGACGACGGCTCCGGCGGGGGCGGCGCCCTGAAGCTCGGCTTCTTCCCGAACATCACGCACGCCACCGCCCTGGTCGGCGTCAAGAACGGCATCTACGCCAAGCACCTGGGCGTCAAGCCCGAGGTGAAGACCTTCAACGCCGGCCCGGCCGCCGTGGAGAGCCTCTTCGCCAAGGGCGTCGACGCGACCTACGTCGGCCCGAACCCCGCGATCAACGCCTGGGCCAAGTCCAAGGGCAAGGCCATCAAGATCATCGCGGGCGCGGCCTCGGGCGGCGTCGCCCTGGTCGTCCGGCCGGGCATCGACTCCCTCGACGACCTCAAGGGCAAGAAGATCGCCACCCCGCAGAAGGGCAACACCCAGGACGTGGCGCTGCGCCACCACCTCAAGAGCAAGGGCCTCACGACCGACCTGTCCGGCGGCGGCGACGTCAAGATCATCCCGCAGGAGAACTCCGTCACCCTGCAGACCTTCGCCAGCGGCCAGATCGACGGCGCGTGGGTGCCCGAGCCCTTCGTCAGCCGCCTCGTGCTGGAGAGCAAGGGCAAGGTCCTGCTGGACGAGAAGACCCTGTGGCCGAACGGACAGTTCGTCATCACCCACCTCGTCGTCCGCAAGGACTTCGCCGACGAGAACCCCGACGTCGTCCGCAAGCTGCTCACGGCCCACGTCGAGGCCACCGAGTACATCAACGCCAACAAGACGGCCGCCGCTCAGGCCGCCAACGAGCAGCTCGGCGAGCTGACCGGCAAGAAGCTCAAGCCGAACGTGCTGGACGCCACGTTCAAGAACGTCACCTTCACCAACGACCCCATCTCCTCAAGCCTTCTGGAGGGCGCCAAGCACGCCCAGGACGTCGGCCTGCTGGAGCCGGTCGACCTCACCGGGATCTACGACCTCACCACCCTCAACCAGCTCCTCTCCTCACAAGGAAAGGCACAGGTCAAGGCGTCATGA
- a CDS encoding TetR/AcrR family transcriptional regulator, producing MTTHGARARRREQTRGTLLAESRRLFAERGYGAVGLAEIVQAAAVTKGALYHHFDGKAALFRAVLEQVQQEVARQVAATAEARDDPWDRLTAGCRAFLTASTDPDVQRIMLIDGPAVLGWSEWRAMDEDASARHLAEALTDLMEAGIVTPRPVEPLTHLLSGAMNEAALWLARSTDPRALDDTWAALSQMLEAFRGGA from the coding sequence GTGACGACGCACGGGGCCAGGGCCCGCCGGCGCGAGCAGACCCGGGGCACCCTGCTGGCCGAGAGCCGGCGACTGTTCGCCGAGCGCGGCTACGGCGCCGTCGGGCTGGCGGAGATCGTGCAGGCCGCCGCCGTCACCAAGGGCGCGCTGTACCACCACTTCGACGGCAAGGCCGCCCTGTTCCGCGCGGTCCTCGAACAGGTGCAGCAGGAGGTGGCCCGGCAGGTCGCCGCGACCGCCGAGGCCCGGGACGACCCCTGGGACCGGCTCACGGCCGGCTGCCGGGCCTTCCTCACCGCGAGCACCGACCCGGACGTTCAGCGGATCATGCTCATCGACGGCCCCGCCGTGCTCGGCTGGAGCGAGTGGCGCGCGATGGACGAGGACGCGTCGGCGCGCCACCTGGCCGAGGCCCTCACCGACCTCATGGAGGCGGGGATCGTCACCCCTCGGCCGGTCGAGCCGCTCACCCACCTGCTGTCCGGCGCGATGAACGAGGCGGCCCTGTGGCTGGCGCGATCGACCGACCCCCGCGCCCTGGACGACACCTGGGCCGCGCTCTCACAGATGCTCGAGGCGTTCCGCGGCGGCGCTTGA
- a CDS encoding VOC family protein — protein MMLTSFYPVLGVERLAESHDFYRRLFGFETTFESDWYVSLRRPGTRPYELALLDHTHPTVPEAHRAPVRGLLLNFEVEDVDAEWERLVVGEGLRPELELRSEDFGQRHFIVADPNGVLIDVITPIAPSGAYADQYLAE, from the coding sequence ATGATGTTGACCAGCTTCTATCCGGTCCTCGGCGTCGAGCGGCTGGCCGAGTCGCACGACTTCTACCGGCGACTGTTCGGGTTCGAGACGACCTTCGAGTCGGACTGGTACGTGAGCCTGCGGCGACCGGGGACGCGCCCGTACGAGCTCGCGCTGCTCGACCACACCCACCCGACGGTGCCCGAGGCCCATCGCGCGCCGGTGCGGGGACTGCTGCTCAACTTCGAGGTGGAGGACGTGGACGCCGAGTGGGAACGGCTCGTCGTCGGCGAGGGGCTGCGACCGGAACTCGAACTGCGCAGCGAGGACTTCGGGCAACGGCACTTCATCGTGGCCGACCCCAATGGCGTCCTGATCGACGTCATCACGCCCATCGCGCCGTCCGGCGCGTACGCGGACCAGTACCTCGCCGAGTAG
- a CDS encoding helical backbone metal receptor gives MHEDDTGARVAVPHRVRRVVSLVPSLTETVAATEPGLLVGATDWCSHPEGLDVVRVRGTKNPDVDLVRDLRPDLVLANAEENRACDLDALREAGVPVWVTDIRTVDRALSSLRRLLTEACGLPVPGWLVDAADAWASAPPPERTRNAVVPIWRRPWMVVGGDTFAGDVLARLGVVNLYAGHADRYPKAPLDELVGAAPDLVVLPDEPYRFTADDGPESFPGIPCALVCGRHLTWYGPSLVTAPEVLRRQLAEEAPRRGPSSPGSRPSR, from the coding sequence ATGCACGAGGACGACACCGGGGCACGGGTGGCCGTGCCCCACCGGGTGCGGCGGGTGGTCTCGCTGGTGCCGTCGTTGACCGAGACCGTCGCCGCCACCGAGCCCGGCCTGCTCGTGGGCGCGACCGACTGGTGCAGCCATCCCGAGGGGCTGGACGTCGTCCGCGTGCGCGGCACCAAGAACCCCGACGTGGACCTGGTCCGCGACCTCCGGCCCGACCTCGTCCTCGCCAACGCGGAGGAGAACCGCGCCTGCGACCTGGACGCGCTGCGCGAGGCGGGGGTGCCGGTCTGGGTGACCGACATCCGCACCGTCGACCGGGCGCTGTCGTCGCTGCGCCGCCTGCTCACCGAGGCGTGCGGACTGCCCGTGCCCGGCTGGCTGGTCGACGCCGCCGACGCCTGGGCGTCCGCGCCCCCGCCGGAACGGACCCGGAACGCCGTCGTCCCGATCTGGCGGCGGCCGTGGATGGTGGTGGGCGGCGACACCTTCGCGGGCGACGTCCTGGCGCGTCTCGGCGTCGTCAACCTGTACGCCGGTCACGCCGACCGCTATCCGAAGGCCCCGCTGGACGAGTTGGTCGGGGCCGCCCCCGATCTGGTCGTCCTGCCGGACGAGCCCTACCGCTTCACCGCCGACGACGGCCCCGAGAGCTTCCCCGGCATCCCGTGCGCCCTGGTGTGCGGACGCCACTTGACCTGGTACGGCCCGTCGCTCGTCACCGCGCCCGAGGTCCTCCGCAGGCAGCTCGCCGAGGAGGCCCCTAGGCGCGGGCCTTCATCACCTGGGTCACGGCCGTCGCGCTGA
- a CDS encoding ABC transporter permease, which yields MAPDVAKARPDLDRQLAGLDALELAGNTRRDRRTRVWSSTWPKLGALALALGIWQALVWAEWKPEYVFPGPGEVFPKLWDRVQDGSMAETFATTMQRALIGFAISVVVGGLIGAAVAQFRVLRAAIGSLITGLQTLPSIVWLPFAVLLYGTTEQAIMFVVVLGAAPSIANGLISGVDYTPPILLRAGKVMGLRGVNYYRHLLLPATLPAFVTGLKQGWAFAWRSLMAGELIVNFGRASLGAQLGSDRDVNDAPGLIATMIVILCIGVLVDLAFGAADRALRNRWGLNTD from the coding sequence ATGGCTCCTGACGTCGCCAAGGCCCGTCCCGACCTGGACCGGCAGCTCGCCGGGCTGGACGCGCTGGAACTGGCCGGCAACACCCGGCGCGACCGGAGGACCCGCGTCTGGTCCTCCACCTGGCCCAAGCTCGGCGCCCTGGCGCTGGCCCTGGGGATCTGGCAGGCGCTGGTCTGGGCGGAGTGGAAGCCCGAGTACGTCTTCCCCGGCCCCGGCGAGGTCTTCCCCAAGCTGTGGGACCGCGTCCAGGACGGCAGCATGGCGGAGACCTTCGCCACGACCATGCAGCGGGCCCTGATCGGGTTCGCGATCTCGGTGGTCGTCGGCGGGCTCATCGGTGCCGCCGTCGCCCAGTTCCGGGTGCTGCGGGCGGCCATCGGCTCCCTGATCACGGGCCTGCAGACGCTGCCGTCCATCGTCTGGCTGCCGTTCGCGGTCCTGCTGTACGGGACCACCGAGCAGGCCATCATGTTCGTCGTGGTGCTGGGGGCGGCGCCGTCGATCGCCAACGGCCTGATCTCGGGGGTCGACTACACGCCGCCGATCCTGCTGCGGGCCGGCAAGGTCATGGGCCTGCGCGGGGTGAACTACTACCGGCACCTGCTGCTGCCGGCCACGCTGCCGGCCTTCGTCACCGGGCTCAAGCAGGGCTGGGCGTTCGCCTGGCGCAGCCTGATGGCCGGTGAGCTGATCGTGAACTTCGGGCGGGCCTCGCTGGGCGCCCAGCTCGGCAGCGACCGGGACGTCAACGACGCGCCGGGGCTGATCGCCACGATGATCGTCATCCTGTGCATCGGCGTGCTGGTCGACCTGGCCTTCGGGGCCGCCGACCGCGCCCTGCGCAACCGCTGGGGCCTCAACACCGACTGA
- a CDS encoding NAD(P)-dependent oxidoreductase: MNVTVIGLGEMGSALASAFLKGGHPTTVWNRTPGRAEALVAAGAEEAASVREAVAAGELVVVNVKGNTVARELLASAGDALAGRSVVNLTDGTSAEVQAVAEWVAGRGAEYLHGQIMTIAPGIGHPDAVVFYGGASAVYERFDAVLGLLSGHKRLVADDPGVPVLYGMAVHDTMWGTLNGFLHAAALLSSEGVEVGRFLDDAGASMKALISFLPSIAEAVDSGEHAVEYGALKHHLPSVEDLVRESRERGVDDAFPGFTRDLVAEAVDRGHADDNYSRLIEHFARR; the protein is encoded by the coding sequence ATGAACGTGACCGTGATCGGGTTGGGTGAGATGGGCTCGGCGCTGGCGAGCGCGTTCCTCAAGGGCGGCCACCCGACGACGGTGTGGAACCGCACCCCGGGGAGGGCCGAAGCGCTCGTCGCCGCAGGGGCCGAGGAGGCGGCGTCCGTGCGGGAGGCCGTCGCCGCCGGTGAGCTGGTGGTCGTGAACGTGAAGGGCAACACGGTCGCCCGCGAGCTGTTGGCGTCGGCGGGCGACGCGCTCGCCGGTCGTTCCGTGGTGAACCTGACCGATGGGACGTCGGCCGAGGTCCAGGCGGTGGCCGAGTGGGTCGCCGGGCGGGGGGCGGAGTACCTGCACGGGCAGATCATGACGATCGCCCCGGGCATCGGGCACCCGGACGCGGTGGTGTTCTACGGCGGCGCGAGCGCGGTGTACGAGCGGTTCGACGCGGTGTTGGGGCTGCTGAGCGGGCACAAGCGCCTGGTGGCGGACGACCCCGGGGTGCCGGTGCTCTACGGGATGGCCGTCCACGACACCATGTGGGGCACGCTGAACGGGTTCCTGCACGCCGCCGCGCTGCTGTCGAGCGAGGGTGTCGAGGTGGGCCGATTCTTGGACGACGCCGGTGCCTCGATGAAGGCGCTGATCTCGTTCCTGCCCTCGATCGCCGAGGCCGTCGACAGCGGTGAGCACGCGGTGGAGTACGGAGCGCTCAAGCATCACCTGCCGTCGGTCGAGGACCTCGTCCGGGAGAGCCGGGAGCGGGGTGTCGACGACGCGTTCCCCGGCTTCACCCGCGACCTCGTGGCCGAGGCCGTCGACCGGGGTCACGCCGACGACAACTACTCACGGCTGATCGAGCACTTCGCCCGGCGGTGA
- a CDS encoding glyoxalase, translating into MNFIASVTLEAADVTAATDFYTAFGLGSRVRLRASEAPTSGFRGFVMALTVPGPATVNGFIDAALNAGATTLKPAAKSFWGYGGVVQAPDGTIWKVATSHKRDTGPDTRRIDEMVLLLGTSDVAASKRFYVEQGLTVAKSFGRKYVEFASGPDSPVKLALYGRRALAKDVGVPIDGTGSHRLVLGGTGPFTDPDGFAWEAASPALTS; encoded by the coding sequence ATGAACTTCATCGCATCGGTCACCCTCGAGGCCGCCGACGTCACGGCCGCCACCGACTTCTACACCGCCTTCGGACTGGGCTCTCGGGTACGCCTGCGGGCCTCCGAGGCGCCCACCTCCGGGTTCCGCGGGTTCGTGATGGCGCTCACGGTCCCCGGGCCCGCGACCGTCAACGGCTTCATCGACGCCGCCCTGAACGCCGGCGCCACGACGCTCAAGCCCGCCGCCAAGTCGTTCTGGGGCTACGGCGGCGTCGTGCAGGCCCCCGACGGCACGATCTGGAAGGTCGCCACCTCGCACAAGAGGGACACCGGCCCGGACACCCGACGGATCGACGAGATGGTCCTCCTCCTCGGAACCTCCGACGTCGCCGCCAGTAAGAGGTTCTACGTCGAGCAGGGCCTGACCGTGGCCAAGAGCTTCGGCCGCAAGTACGTCGAGTTCGCGTCCGGGCCCGACAGCCCCGTCAAGCTGGCCCTGTACGGGCGACGCGCCCTCGCCAAGGACGTCGGCGTCCCCATCGACGGCACCGGATCCCACCGACTCGTCCTCGGCGGCACCGGCCCGTTCACCGACCCGGACGGGTTCGCCTGGGAGGCCGCGTCGCCGGCCCTCACGTCCTGA
- a CDS encoding alpha/beta hydrolase family protein: MSAPASGLTRRSVLTAAGTAGLLLATAPTAPAASADRRAGHRAGRVRLRLPRPTGTHRIGTTSLHLIDRSRRDPWTSPAAPRELMISLWYPARNAPDARRAPWLPPAATELYRRDAAASLRTSLDDVDFPVTHARRNAPVEARRRAHPVVLFSPGYGSFRALGTALVEDLASRGYVVVTIDHTHEAEFVEFPGGRIVASRQPAEPTDEDHALALRVRCEDTRFVLDTLTALNAGDHRRPFRGALDLSRVGMFGHSFGGATAAETMARDRRIHAGVDLDGSIFGEVARTGLDRPFLLMASEGHGRDNDESWAEFWSHLRGWRRHLSLRDSGHMAYTDLSPLGRQLIRALPIPAPVVAALTNDIGTIDPARSVSAQRAYLAAFFDLHLRRRDSPLWSGPSPRHPEIEFVP, encoded by the coding sequence ATGAGCGCACCGGCATCCGGCCTCACCCGCCGATCGGTCCTGACCGCGGCGGGAACGGCGGGCCTGCTGCTCGCCACCGCCCCGACGGCTCCGGCGGCCTCGGCGGACCGTCGGGCCGGGCATCGCGCGGGCCGCGTTCGACTGAGGCTGCCGAGACCGACCGGCACGCACCGCATCGGAACGACGTCGCTGCACCTCATCGACCGTTCCCGCCGGGATCCGTGGACATCACCGGCCGCGCCCCGCGAGCTGATGATCAGCCTGTGGTACCCGGCCCGGAACGCCCCCGACGCCCGGCGCGCCCCCTGGCTCCCCCCGGCGGCGACGGAGCTGTACCGGCGGGACGCCGCCGCGAGTCTGCGGACGTCGCTGGACGACGTCGACTTCCCGGTGACCCACGCCCGGCGGAACGCACCCGTGGAGGCGCGCCGCCGAGCGCATCCCGTGGTGCTCTTCTCCCCGGGGTACGGCTCGTTCCGCGCGCTCGGCACCGCGCTCGTCGAGGACCTGGCGAGCCGAGGGTACGTGGTGGTCACCATCGACCACACGCACGAGGCCGAGTTCGTGGAGTTCCCCGGCGGGCGCATCGTAGCGAGCCGGCAGCCGGCCGAGCCGACCGACGAGGACCACGCGCTGGCCCTGCGGGTCCGCTGCGAGGACACCCGGTTCGTGCTGGACACGCTCACCGCGCTGAACGCCGGAGACCACCGCCGGCCTTTCCGGGGGGCCCTCGATCTGTCGAGGGTCGGCATGTTCGGGCACTCGTTCGGCGGCGCCACGGCCGCCGAGACGATGGCGCGGGACCGTCGGATCCACGCCGGCGTCGACCTGGACGGCAGCATCTTCGGGGAGGTCGCCCGGACCGGCCTCGACCGTCCGTTCCTGCTGATGGCGAGCGAGGGCCACGGACGCGACAACGACGAGAGCTGGGCGGAGTTCTGGTCGCACCTGCGCGGCTGGCGTCGGCACCTGTCCCTGCGCGACTCCGGGCACATGGCCTACACCGACCTGTCCCCGCTGGGCCGGCAGTTGATCAGGGCGCTGCCGATCCCGGCCCCGGTGGTCGCCGCTCTGACCAACGACATCGGCACGATCGACCCGGCCCGTTCCGTCTCGGCCCAGCGGGCCTACCTGGCCGCCTTCTTCGACCTGCACCTGCGCCGCCGCGACAGCCCCTTGTGGTCCGGGCCGTCGCCACGCCACCCGGAGATCGAGTTCGTGCCCTGA
- a CDS encoding LamG-like jellyroll fold domain-containing protein, giving the protein MTETSSPPQPQVATTAAEYVGRLRALRAWAGLTYRQVERRAESAGHSLPHSTLASALGRDKLPREDLVVAFVRACGCDEEQTAAWVETRRRLAASAETVPEQGPQPDPEPEPVVVDPEVTDTGPAGETAHPVPRSETPRETTVGAPVIAVPAEPRPVRSPWRRPPSIRGLTALVLVFSLGVATGWWLKDPASGPGGNGSGPVAVTSPPERIVASPEKPAAWWRFDDRDPSSERPEAGTSALRLDDGVRRESRSGVDAIVLDGVGRVLTAEPVVNTAESFSLTVWARLDRVSDWSIVASQHDGPFDVFLLGHNREVDRWGFMTPSEEDGWLSGQALSASAPERGVWTHLAGVYDAGTRRLRLYVNGQLVGTSRTHALRRAKGGLELGGAMQHGRPVDAWHGAVDDVRVYRGVLSATAVTQVMKARA; this is encoded by the coding sequence GTGACCGAGACCTCCTCCCCGCCCCAGCCGCAGGTGGCGACCACCGCGGCCGAGTACGTCGGCCGGCTCCGGGCGCTGCGCGCCTGGGCGGGTCTGACCTACCGGCAGGTGGAGCGGCGCGCCGAGTCCGCGGGGCACTCCCTGCCGCACAGCACCCTCGCCAGTGCGCTCGGGCGCGACAAGCTGCCCCGCGAGGACCTCGTCGTCGCGTTCGTCCGGGCCTGCGGGTGCGACGAGGAGCAGACCGCCGCCTGGGTGGAGACCCGCCGCCGGCTGGCCGCCTCCGCCGAGACCGTGCCCGAGCAGGGCCCGCAGCCCGACCCCGAGCCCGAGCCCGTCGTCGTCGACCCCGAGGTCACGGACACCGGCCCCGCGGGCGAGACGGCCCACCCCGTTCCGCGATCCGAGACGCCCCGGGAGACCACGGTCGGCGCCCCCGTGATCGCCGTTCCGGCGGAGCCGCGGCCCGTCCGGTCCCCGTGGCGTCGGCCGCCGTCGATCCGGGGCCTGACCGCCCTGGTCCTGGTGTTCTCGCTGGGCGTGGCGACCGGCTGGTGGCTGAAGGACCCCGCGAGCGGGCCCGGCGGGAACGGCTCCGGGCCCGTGGCGGTCACCTCCCCTCCGGAACGGATCGTCGCCTCCCCCGAGAAGCCGGCCGCGTGGTGGCGCTTCGACGACCGGGACCCGTCCTCGGAACGCCCCGAGGCCGGCACGTCCGCGCTGCGGCTCGACGACGGCGTACGCCGGGAGAGCCGCTCCGGCGTCGACGCCATCGTGCTCGACGGGGTGGGGCGCGTGCTGACCGCCGAGCCCGTCGTGAACACGGCCGAGAGCTTCTCGCTGACCGTCTGGGCCCGGCTGGACCGGGTCAGCGACTGGTCCATCGTCGCCAGCCAGCACGACGGTCCCTTCGACGTGTTCCTGCTGGGCCACAACCGCGAGGTGGACCGGTGGGGGTTCATGACCCCCAGCGAGGAGGACGGCTGGCTCTCGGGCCAGGCGCTGTCGGCCTCCGCGCCCGAGCGCGGCGTGTGGACGCACCTGGCCGGCGTGTACGACGCGGGCACCCGGCGGCTCCGGCTGTACGTGAACGGCCAACTGGTGGGCACCTCCCGGACCCATGCCCTGCGGCGGGCCAAGGGCGGCCTCGAGCTCGGCGGGGCGATGCAGCACGGCAGGCCCGTCGACGCCTGGCACGGCGCGGTCGACGACGTCCGCGTGTACCGAGGGGTGCTCAGCGCGACGGCCGTGACCCAGGTGATGAAGGCCCGCGCCTAG
- a CDS encoding MarR family winged helix-turn-helix transcriptional regulator translates to MTPAPRPAQARPEPFSAGGPLSYAIFTLARAHRAYAARLLRELGLHLGQEILLMHLYRRDGQTQSELLDAVGLDHSTVSKSLKRMQEAGLLVREPTERDRRVLRVSLTDKGWAMRERIEEMWSELEGISAIGLEPEAVERFVRTAEAIERNIVEHLGEAPPAC, encoded by the coding sequence ATGACACCCGCACCGCGACCCGCGCAGGCCCGGCCCGAGCCCTTCTCCGCCGGTGGGCCGCTGAGCTACGCGATCTTCACTCTCGCCCGCGCCCACCGGGCCTACGCCGCCCGCCTGCTGCGCGAGCTGGGGCTGCACCTCGGGCAGGAGATCCTGCTCATGCACCTGTACCGGCGCGACGGCCAGACCCAGTCCGAGCTGCTGGACGCGGTGGGCCTCGACCACTCGACGGTCTCCAAGTCCCTCAAGCGCATGCAGGAGGCGGGCCTGCTCGTCCGGGAGCCGACCGAACGGGACCGCCGCGTCCTGCGCGTCTCGCTCACCGACAAGGGGTGGGCGATGCGCGAACGCATCGAGGAGATGTGGTCCGAGCTGGAGGGCATCTCCGCCATCGGGCTGGAGCCCGAGGCCGTCGAGCGCTTCGTGCGGACCGCCGAGGCGATCGAACGCAACATCGTGGAGCACCTGGGCGAGGCTCCGCCCGCCTGCTAG
- a CDS encoding iron chaperone, with protein sequence MTAAEKYDGFTDEERDAMKERAKELKTAKRRGPRATKADAEGEVLAKIAEMPEADRVLAERIHAIVKADAPDLTPRLWYGMPAYAKNGKVVCFFQSAHKFKSRYATLGFNDPANLDEGTMWPTAYALTTPTAADEARIGDLIKKAAS encoded by the coding sequence ATGACGGCCGCCGAGAAGTACGACGGATTCACCGACGAGGAACGCGACGCGATGAAGGAGCGCGCCAAGGAGCTGAAGACGGCCAAGCGCCGCGGCCCGCGCGCGACCAAGGCCGACGCGGAGGGCGAGGTGCTCGCGAAGATCGCCGAGATGCCGGAGGCGGACCGCGTCCTCGCCGAGCGGATCCACGCCATCGTCAAGGCCGACGCGCCCGACCTCACGCCGAGGCTCTGGTACGGGATGCCCGCGTACGCCAAGAACGGCAAGGTCGTCTGCTTCTTCCAGAGCGCGCACAAGTTCAAGTCGAGGTACGCCACGCTCGGCTTCAACGACCCCGCCAACCTCGACGAGGGCACCATGTGGCCGACCGCCTACGCCCTGACGACACCGACCGCCGCCGACGAGGCGCGCATCGGCGACCTCATCAAGAAGGCGGCGAGCTGA
- a CDS encoding ABC transporter ATP-binding protein has protein sequence MTQATTQAAQSRTAAAVRLDGVSKAFGSGAGALLALDKVSLDVAPGEFVCLLGASGCGKSTLLNLVSALDRPSAGTIDTGDARVALMFQEPALFPWQTVTGNIELALKMRGVPRSERRSRAAELLGLVHLEGFAKKRPHQLSGGMRQRVALARALALTVDETDSGRGTLLLMDEPFGALDAMTRDLLHDEIERIWRERGLTVLFVTHNVREAVRLGDRVVLLSSRPGRVVEEFEVPMPRPRRIDSTEVSTLAATITDRLRAEVSRHGS, from the coding sequence ATGACTCAGGCCACCACCCAGGCCGCCCAGAGCCGGACCGCCGCGGCGGTCCGGCTCGACGGGGTCTCCAAGGCGTTCGGCTCCGGGGCGGGCGCGCTGCTCGCCCTGGACAAGGTCTCCCTCGACGTCGCACCGGGCGAGTTCGTGTGCCTGCTCGGCGCGTCCGGCTGCGGCAAGAGCACCCTGCTCAACCTCGTCTCCGCATTGGACCGTCCCAGCGCCGGGACCATCGACACGGGGGACGCCCGGGTCGCGCTGATGTTCCAGGAACCCGCCCTGTTCCCCTGGCAGACCGTCACGGGCAACATCGAACTCGCCCTGAAGATGCGCGGCGTGCCCCGGTCCGAGCGCCGGTCCCGCGCCGCCGAGCTGCTCGGCCTGGTGCACCTGGAGGGCTTCGCCAAGAAGCGCCCCCACCAGTTGTCCGGCGGCATGCGCCAGCGGGTCGCGCTGGCCCGCGCCCTGGCCCTCACCGTGGACGAGACCGACTCGGGCCGCGGCACCCTGCTGCTGATGGACGAGCCGTTCGGCGCCCTCGACGCCATGACCCGGGACCTGCTGCACGACGAGATCGAGCGGATCTGGCGGGAGCGCGGCCTGACCGTGCTGTTCGTCACCCACAACGTGCGCGAGGCGGTGCGGCTGGGTGACCGGGTGGTGCTGCTGAGCAGCCGTCCCGGCCGGGTCGTCGAGGAGTTCGAGGTCCCGATGCCGCGCCCTCGGCGCATCGACTCCACCGAGGTCAGCACGCTGGCGGCGACCATCACCGACCGGCTCCGCGCGGAGGTGAGCCGCCATGGCTCCTGA
- a CDS encoding alkene reductase yields MTPSATDRFVLGGIELANRIVMSPMTRSRAYGPDASPTALTAAYYAQRASAGLIVTEGTQPSVVGQGYPDTPGLHTDTQVRAWRRVTDAVHAEGGVIFAQLMHSGRIGHPSLLPDGLIPVGPSPVRPTSGTPFTHDGPQEYVTPHELTDEEIGRTVADFANAARNAVAAGFDGVEIHGANGYLIHQFLSDNANLRTDRWGGSPENRVRLGVEVAAAVADAIGGHRVGFRISPGNPYNDITEVRPAEVYEALLERLNPLSLAYLHVGEGPLHDLTPRLRKLWTSAFVLNPYTHPAPTGPESLRLIEDGAADLIAFGALFLANPDLPRRLRRGGPYNTPDPATFFGGDERGYTDYPTLD; encoded by the coding sequence ATGACCCCCAGCGCCACCGACCGCTTCGTTCTCGGCGGGATCGAGCTCGCCAACCGCATCGTGATGTCGCCCATGACCCGCAGCCGCGCCTACGGCCCGGACGCGTCACCGACCGCCCTGACCGCCGCCTACTACGCCCAGCGCGCCTCCGCCGGGCTCATCGTCACCGAGGGCACCCAGCCCAGCGTGGTCGGCCAGGGCTACCCCGACACCCCCGGCCTGCACACCGACACCCAGGTACGGGCCTGGCGGCGGGTCACCGACGCCGTCCACGCCGAGGGCGGCGTGATCTTCGCGCAGCTCATGCACTCCGGCCGGATCGGCCACCCCTCCCTCCTGCCCGACGGGCTGATCCCGGTCGGACCCTCGCCCGTCCGACCGACCAGCGGAACGCCGTTCACCCACGACGGACCGCAGGAGTACGTCACGCCCCACGAGCTGACCGACGAGGAGATCGGACGAACGGTCGCCGACTTCGCGAACGCGGCCCGCAACGCCGTCGCGGCCGGCTTCGACGGCGTGGAGATCCACGGCGCGAACGGCTACCTCATCCACCAGTTCCTGTCCGACAACGCCAACCTGCGGACCGACCGCTGGGGCGGCTCGCCCGAGAACCGCGTCCGCCTGGGCGTCGAGGTGGCCGCCGCCGTCGCGGACGCCATCGGCGGCCACCGCGTCGGGTTCCGCATCTCGCCCGGGAACCCCTACAACGACATCACCGAAGTGCGGCCCGCCGAGGTGTACGAGGCGCTGCTGGAGCGGCTCAACCCGTTGTCCCTGGCGTACCTGCACGTCGGCGAGGGGCCCCTCCACGACCTGACCCCACGGCTGCGCAAGCTGTGGACGTCGGCGTTCGTCCTCAACCCGTACACGCACCCCGCCCCCACCGGACCGGAGAGCCTGCGCCTCATCGAGGACGGCGCCGCCGACCTGATCGCGTTCGGCGCGCTGTTCCTCGCCAACCCCGACCTCCCGCGCCGCCTCCGGCGGGGCGGCCCCTACAACACCCCCGATCCCGCCACCTTCTTCGGCGGTGACGAGCGCGGCTACACCGACTACCCGACCCTGGACTGA